The genomic stretch GGCGTCGGAGCAGTTCCTGGGTGCGGGCCGTCGCCTGTTCCCTGTCGTGCGCCAGCAGCAGTCGGCAGTCCTGGCCGTGGGCCGGGCGCAGGTGCGGGAGCCAGCCCAGCCAGGACCATTCGGCGGTGCGCTCCTCCAGCGGGCGCGCGCGGTCCGCGCTCAGCAGCACGATCTCCAGGGCGTCCGGCGAGTGCAGGGCGGCGAGCTGGGCGATCACCGCGCGGGCCAGCCCGGCCAGCCGCTCACGCGGGCCCGCGAGGCCGAGGGAGCCCGCTTCGCGCAGATCGGCGGTCACGGGTACGGCGGGCAGCAGCCCCGAGCCGTCGGGTGCCGCGCGGTCGGCGGTGCCGAGCCGGACGGTCAGCGCCTCCGGGTGTTCCGGCCCGCGCTCCCAGAGGCGGGGGCCGGGGCCGAGGGCGGTCAGCAGCAGGGCGGCGGGGTCCGGCCAGGTCTCCGGAAAGCGGTGGGCGGTCTCGGAGGCGGGGTGGGCGAGGGCTTCGGCGCCCTGGCCGTCGTAGCTCTCCCGGTCGGGCGAGCCCTGTTCCCCACGGCCGCCGGTCAGACGCCGCGCCCACGCCCCGATGCCCCCGCGCTTGCGCACGCCCTGCGGGGCGTCGGTGCCACGGAGGGGCGTGCCTTTGCGGCCACCGCGGTGCGCGCCCTCGTCGCCGGGGGCGCTGCCACGCGCGTGTGCCTCAGGGTGACGGTCGTCGCGCTCGGGGGTGCCGCCACGCGTGTCCGTGTGTGCGTCGGCGCGGTGGTCGCCGTGGGAACCCGCGTCACCCCGCGCGTGTGGATCGGTGGCCCGGAGCTCGCCGTGAGTGCTCACGCCCCCGCGGTCGCCCTGCGCGGACCTGCCCCCACGCGCGCGTGCGTCGGATTCACGGGCACCGGAACCGGCCGTACCCACGTCTCCAGTCGCGAACCCGGCCCCATGAGTGTCCCCACCCCGCGGTCCCGGCACCTCGGCGCCCCGCGCCCCCGGCGTCGCACCGTTCTCGATCCGAGGCGCCCCACCCTGCTCCGGCACCACGGGCGGCTCCACCGGACCGTGCTCCTGTGCCCCCGGAGTCGCCGAGGAGGCGCCCCAGGTGGCCGAGCCGTAGGTGTGGCGTGTTTCTCCGCGGGGGCCCTGTGGGGGCTCCACGCGCGTGGGGGTGGCCGAGAGGCGGATGTGGCCCTCGCCGTCGGGGACCGTCGGGACGCGAGCTCCTGGGCCGCCCGTCGGGGCGAGGCGCAGGGCCGACTCGCCGATGCGCAGGAGGGCGCCCGGGGCGAAGCGGACCGGGCGGGTGCCGATGCGGGCGCCGTCCACCGTCGTGCCGTTGGTGGAGCCCAGGTCGGCGATGGAGACGCGGCCGTCCGTGGCGACCGTCACCGTGCAGTGCAGCCGGGAGACGTCCGGGTCGTCGAGCGGGACGTCGGCGTCGGCGGAGCGGCCGACGTGGATCTGCCCGCCGTGCAGAAGATGGACGCCGCCCGCGTCGGGCCCGGCCACCACATGGAGCTGGGTCGGGGCGTCGTCGACCTCGGGATGTGCCTCGGGTTCGGCGGGGGCGCCCAGCGAGAGCACCGCGCCGTCGATCAGCGGCGGCTCGCCCAGGGTGCAGCGCGCGCTGTCGAGCCGCTCCGCGCCCACGAACACCACCACGGGACCGCCGCCGCGCTCGGACTCGCCCGCGCGGGAGGCGCCGCTGTCCGCCGAGACCGCCGAGGCGAGTGCCGACGCCACCGCGGCCAGGGCCGTGCCCGCGGGCGCCGTGACCAGGACGTCGCGGCTCGCGGTGCGGGCGGCGGCGGGGAGCGGGCCCAGCGGGTCTACGACGGTCAGCCGGATCTGCATCGCCGTCAGCGGTCCCTTCTGCGCGGGCACCCGCGAACGGGGACGACGCCCCGCGGTCCCCCACCGCGGACTTCCCCCACCGCCACACGAGCACATCGGCCAGTACGAAAGGCATCCTCGCACCTGCCACTGACAACACGCCCGCCGCCCGGTGACAAGTGATCTTGATTGGTCGGCTCTGCCCGCAAAAATGCCTGATCCTTGCCCTGCCCGTGATCACTTGAGATCGGTCACGCCCTGGTTCGGCAACCAAACGGAACGGCTCAAGCGTCTTTCCTGCGAACCTCTGTTTCGATCCGCCCGGCACTACAGTGGGTCGGAACATCGGAACACCATTCAGGCAATCAGCAGGGAGCGCGTGACGTGCGGCCAGTCGGCAGCAAGTACCTGCTCGAGGAGCCGCTCGGACGCGGCGCCACGGGCACCGTCTGGCGAGCCCGCCAGCGTGAGACCGCGGGCGCCGAGGCGGCCGTGCCCGGCCAGCCCGGCGAGACCGTCGCGATCAAGGTCCTCAAGGAGGAGCTGGCCAGCGACGCCGACATCGTCATGCGGTTCCTCAGGGAGCGGTCCGTCCTGCTCCGTCTGACCCACCCGAACATCGTCCGGGTCCGTGACCTGGTCGTCGAGGGTGAGCTGCTGGCGCTGGTCATGGACCTCGTCGACGGTCCCGACCTGCACCGCTACCTGCGCGAGAACGGCCCCTTCACCCCGGTCGCCGCATCCCTGCTCACCGCGCAGATCGCCGACGCGCTGGCCGCCAGCCACGCCGACGGCGTCGTCCACCGCGACCTGAAGCCCGCCAACGTCCTGCTCCGGCAGAACGGCGGCGAGATGCACCCGATGCTCACCGACTTCGGCATCGCCCGCCTCGCCGACTCCCCGGGCCTGACCCGCACCCATGAGTTCGTCGGCACGCCCGCGTATGTCGCGCCCGAGTCCGCCGAGGGCCGCCCGCAGACCTCCGCTGTCGACATCTACGGCGCCGGCATCCTGCTGTACGAGCTGGTCACCGGTCGTCCGCCGTTCTCCGGCGGCTCCGCCCTCGAAGTCCTGCACCAGCACCTGAGCGCCGAGCCGCGCCGCCCCTCCACCGTCCCCGACCCGCTGTGGACGGTCATAGAGCACTGTCTGTCCAAGAACCCGGACCGGCGGCCCAGCGCCGAGAATCTCGCGCGGGGCCTCAGGGTCGTCGCCGAGGGCATCGGGGTGCACTCGAACTCCGCGCAGATCGCCGCCGCCGAGGGCGTCGCCGCGCTGCTCCTGCCCGACCCGGCGCCCGCGACCGTGCCGGGCTCGGCCGACCCCACGCAGATGCTGCCGCACGGCGCCGGTGCCTTCGACCCGAACGCCGCGACCAGCGTGATGCCGCACACCGGGGGCCCGAACGGCGCCGCCGACCCCACCGCCGTACTGCCGAACCGGGGCGCGGCCGATCCGACCGCGGTCATGCCGCCGGTGCCGCCGGGGCAGCCCGGTGGGGCGCCGGAGGAGCCGCACCCCTGGCAGAACCAACTGCGGGCGGCGCGCGACCGTAACGAGCAGACGCAGGTCCAGTACCTCGACCCCAATCAGGACCCGCTGCGCCGCCGCCCCCAGCGGCAGGTCGCCCGGCCGCAGCAGCCGCCGCAGCGACAGGCTCAGCCGCAGCCCGGTTACGGCTATCCGCAGCAGGGACAGCCGCAGCAGTACGCCCCGCAGCAGCAGCCGCGCCCTCAGCAGCCGCAGCCGCAGCCGCAGCGGTACGCGCCGCCGCCGCAGCCTCAGGCGCCGCAGCGCGAGCCCCGGCAGCCGCGGCAGCGCAGCGCGAACCCGATGAAGATCCCCGGGCTCGGCTGCCTCAAGGGATGTCTGTTCACGATCATCATCCTGTTCGTGGCGGGCTGGCTGGTGTGGGAACTGAGTCCGCTTCAGGAGTGGATCGGCACGGGCAAGGGGTACTGGGAGCAGCTGTCCGACCTGTTCACCACGGTGACGGGCTGGATCGGTGACCTGGGCAGCACTACCTCGGGGCAGTAGACCCGCTCGACGGCTTGTCTGGAGATTTGTCGACACCTGGCGGGTGATTTCGGTCTCCGCGGTGAAGGTTGGCTCGTCGGACGCGTAGTTTTAGCGACAACACGCGTCTGTAGGAGCAGCCTTGGCACGGAAGATCGGCAGCCGGTACACCGCCCATCAGATCCTGGGGCGGGGCAGCGCCGGCACGGTGTGGCTGGGCGAGGGTCCCGAGGGGCCCGTCGCCATCAAGCTGCTGCGCGAGGACCTCGCGTCCGACCAGGAGCTCGTCGGGCGCTTCGTGCAGGAGCGGACGGCGCTGCTCGGTCTGGAACATCCCCATGTGGTGTCGGTCCGTGACCTCGTCGTCGACGGCAATGACCTCGCGCTGGTCATGGACCTGGTGCGGGGCACCGATCTGCGGACCCGGCTCGACCGTGACAAGCGGCTGGCGCCGGAGGCCGCGGTGGCGATCGTGGCGGATGTGGCCGACGGGCTGGCCGCCGCGCATGCCGCGGGGGTCGTGCACCGGGACGTGAAGCCGGAGAACGTCCTGCTGGACATGCAGGGGCCGCTGGGGCCCGGGGGCGCGCATCCGGCGCTGCTGACGGACTTCGGGGTCGCGAAGCTGATCGACTCGCCGAAGCGGACTCGGGCTACGAAGATCATCGGTACGCCGGACTATCTGGCGCCGGAGATCGTGGAGGGGCTGCCGCCGCGGGCGTCGGTGGACATCTACGCGCTGGCGACCGTGCTGTACGAGCTGCTGGCGGGCTTCACGCCGTTCGGCGGGGGGCACCCCGGCGCTGTGCTGCGCCGTCATGTGACCGAGACGGTCGCGCCTCTGCCCGGTATCCCCGACGAGCTGTGGCAGCTGATCGTGCAGTGTCTGGCGAAGGGGCCCGCGTCGCGGTTGCGGGCGTCGGAGCTGGGGGCACGGCTGCGGGAGCTGCTGCCGTTGGTGGCGGGGATGCCGCCGCTGGATGTGGACGAGCCGGACACCGAGCCGGTGGAGGAGGAGGCGGCGCCGTCGGAGCCCGCCCCCGCGGGGCCGGTGCGGCGGGGGGCGGTGCCGCTGGTGCCGGGGGCCAGGCCCGCGGACTCCAACCGGGACACCCATACGTCGATGAGGGTGCCGGGTCCCGACGAGCTGGCGGGCGGCGCACGCGGTACCGCGCGGGTCCCTCGCACCTCGGGCGCGCCCCGGCCGGGCTCCGCGCGCCATCGCGCGGCCACGCGTCGACGCCGCATCGCCCTGGGGACAGCGGCCGTGCTCCTGGCAGCCGCGGCGGGCGTCGGCACCTGGCTCGCCACCTCCGACGACGACGCGGACGCGACGCCCCAGGACACGAAGAACTCGGCACCCGCTACTCCGTGAGGCTGCGCCCCCAGACCCCCGCTGTCGGCACTGAGGGGGCCTCGTCCTCAAACGCCGGACGGGCTGAGCGGGGTCGGGGACCTCTCTGGAGCTGGTCGCTTGCCGTAGCCGTTACGCTGGAGGCGTGGCAGTCGTCGATGTATCCGAAGAGCTCAAGTCCCTCTCCTCGACCATGGAGTCGATCGAGGCCGTTCTGGACCTCGACAAGCTGAGGGCAGATATCGCCGTGCTCGAGGAGCAGGCGGCCGCGCCGTCCCTGTGGGACGACCCGGACGAGGCGCAGAAGATCACCAGCAAGCTCTCCCACCTCCAGGCCGAGGTCAGGAAGACGGAAGCGCTGCGCGGGCGGATCGACGATCTCGCCGTGCTCTTCGAGATGGCCGAGGAGGAGGACGACCCGGACACCCGTGCCGAGGCCGAGTCCGAGCTCGCCTCCGTCAAGAAGGCGCTGGACGAGATGGAGGTCCGCACCCTGCTCAGCGGGGAGTACGACTCCCGCGAGGCGCTGGTGAACATCCGCGCCGAGGCCGGTGGCGTCGACGCCGCCGACTTCGCCGAGCAGCTCCAGCGCATGTACCTGCGCTGGGCGGAGCGCCACGGCTACAAGACGGAGCTCATCGAGACCTCGTACGCCGAAGAGGCCGGCATCAAGTCGACCACCTTCTCCGTCCAGGTGCCGTACGCCTACGGCACGCTCTCCGTCGAGCAGGGCACCCACCGGCTCGTCCGGATCTCGCCCTTCGACAACCAGGGCCGCCGCCAGACCTCCTTCGCGGGTGTCGAGGTGCTCCCGGTCGTCGAGCAGACCGACCACATCGACATCGACGAGTCCGAGCTGCGCGTCGACGTCTACCGTTCCTCCGGCCCCGGCGGCCAGGGCGTCAACACCACGGACTCCGCGGTCCGGCTGACGCACATCCCCACCGGCATCGTCGTCTCCTGCCAGAACGAGCGGTCGCAGATCCAGAACAAGGCCACCGCCATGAACGTCCTCCAGGCCAAGCTCCTCGAGCGGCGCCGCCAGGAGGAGCAGGCCAAGATGGACGCGCTCAAGGGCGACGGCGGCAACTCCTGGGGCAACCAGATGCGTTCGTACGTCCTGCACCCGTACCAGATGGTCAAGGACCTGCGGACCGAGTTCGAGGTCGGCAACCCGCAGTCCGTGCTCGACGGTGAGATCGACGGTTTCCTCGAGGCCGGAATTCGCTGGCGCAAGCAGCAGGAGAAGTAAGCGAAGCGTTTTGTCGACAAGGCAACTGCCGCCGTCCGGGCGGCAGTTGCCTTTTCTGTTCCCCGATGTCTGGGTTTTACATCACACTCACAGCTTCCAACCACCGGCAAAGAACCCGTATTTGGACATCGCGTACGCAACGGCCTTGACGTTGCTTTGAAAAATGGGAAGGGTGAAGCGCGGCATGCGTATCTCCGGGGCGCATGTGAACCGGGGGGCGTGAGTTCAGCTACCACCCCCGTCGATCACCGCCCCGAGCGCCGCCTCACTGACGATGAGCTACTGGGGGTAGCAACCACATGACCAAGAAGACGCGGATCCGTGTCGCCCGGCTCGCCGCCGGTGCCGTGATCGCGGCCGGTGCTTCGCTCACGGCCGCCGGTGTCGCCGCTGCCGACGAGGGGGACGACTGCGGCCTCCTCGGTATTTGCGTCACGCCGACGCCGAGCGAGCCGGACCCCGAGCCGACGCCCACCGAGCCGGAGCCGACCGAGCCGACCGTCATCCCGACGGACGACCCGGAGCCGACCGACCCGCCGGAGCCCACCGACGAGCCGACCGAGCCCACCGAGGACCCGGAGCCCACCACCGAGCCGACCGACGATGACGGCAACGGCAACGGCAACGGAAATGGCAACGGAAACGGCAACGGGAACGGCAACAACACCAACCCCGACGGCGGCTCCGGCAACTCCGCCCAGCAGCAGGGTTCCTCTTCCCTGACCGACACCGGTGACGACACCGGCTCCGACACCTCCGCCCAGGGCAGCGGTGAGGAGCTCGCCGAGACCGGTGCCGAGCAGACCACCTTCCTGATCATCGGTGCCGCGACGATGATCGCCGGCGGCATCGGCTTCCGGGTGCTTCCGCGCCTGGCCGGTGGCCGTGGCGGTGCGGCTGCCTGACGGTAGCCGACCGCGCACAGCGCGTATGACGAAGGGCCCGGAGTGACATTTCACTCCGGGCCCTTCGTATGCCTACGGCTCGGGCGGCCGCCTTACGCGGTCTGGTGCGCGAGCAGCGCCACCGCCGCGATCAGCACCGCCAGCAGTGCGATCAGCGTCATCGGGGTCAGGTTCGCGAGCGGATTCCCCTGCTGGAGCCGTTCGCGGTTCGCCCGGCAGACCGGGCAGCGGCCCTCGTTCACGGGCGCCGCGCAGTTCGCGCACACCAGCCGGTCGTACGTCATGCGCCTCGCCCTTCTTGTGAGTGGTTCCACGGGGAGAACGCCTCGGGGGAGGAGAACGTTCCCTTATCTACTGTGCCAGGTTCTCCTGAGTGCTGCCTGGGCGCTCCCGGATGTGCGGACACAGCGCCCCGCGGGCGGGAACAAAACCGTACATCCCCAGCGCAACCCCGACCGGTGCCTGCGCTGCCGCACCCGACTCGCGTATGGTCACGCTCATCTACCCCCGGCGACCCGTGGTGCATCCGTGATCCGATTCGACAACGTATCCAAGGTCTACCCCAAGCAGACCCGCCCCGCACTCAGGGATGTGTCCCTGGAAGTGGAGAAGGGCGAGTTCGTGTTCCTGGTGGGGTCCTCCGGCTCCGGAAAGTCCACCTTCCTGCGGCTGATCCTCCGCGAGGAGCGGTGCAGCCACGGGCAGGTGCACGTCCTGGGCAAGGACCTCGCGCGCGTCTCCAACTGGAAGGTGCCGCAGATCCGGCGCCAGCTGGGGACGGTGTTCCAGGACTTCCGGCTGCTGCCGAACAAGACCGTGGCCGAGAACGTGGCCTTCGCCCAGGAGGTCATCGGCAAGTCGCGCGGTGAGATCCGCAAGTCCGTGCCCCAGGTGCTCGACCTCGTCGGCCTCGGCGGCAAGGACGACCGGATGCCGGGCGAGCTGTCCGGTGGTGAGCAGCAGCGCGTCGCCATCGCGCGGGCCTTCGTGAACCGGCCCAAGCTGCTCATCTGTGACGAGCCCACCGGCAACCTCGACCCGCAGACCTCCGTCGGCATCATGAAGCTGCTGGACCGGATCAACCGGACCGGCACGACCGTGGTGATGGCGACGCACGACCAGAACATCGTGGACCAGATGCGCAAGCGCGTCATCGAGCTGGAGAAGGGCCGCCTCGTCCGCGACCAGGCCCGCGGCGTCTACGGCTACCAGCACTGAGACCGCAGCGAGTTCCACGGAAAGGCTTGAAGCAGACGCCATGCGCGCCCAGTTCGTACTGTCCGAGATCGGTGTCGGTCTCCGCCGCAATCTGACGATGACCTTCGCCGTCATCGTCTCCGTCGCCCTGTCGCTGGCCCTGTTCGGCGGGTCGCTCCTGATGAGCGACCAGGTCAGCACCATGAAGGGCTACTGGTACGACAAGGTCAACGTCTCGATCTTCCTCTGCAACAAGAGCGACGCCGAGTCGGACCCCAACTGCGCCAAGGGCGCGGTGACCAAGGAGCAGAAGGAAGAGATCGAGGCCGACCTGGACAAGCTGTCCGTGGTCGAGAGTGTCACCCGCGAGGACCAGAACGAGGCGTACAAGCACTACAAGGAGCAGTTCGGCGACTCCCCGCTGGCCAGCTCCCTCACGCCGGACCAGATGCAGGAGTCGTACCGGATCAAGCTCACCGACCCGGAGAAGTACCAGGTCATCGCGACCGCCTTCGACGGGCGGGACGGGGTGCAGTCGGTGCAGGACCAGAAGGGCATCCTGGACAACCTCTTCGAGCTGCTGAACGGCATGAACTGGGCCGCGCGCGCGGTCATGGCGCTCATGCTGGTGGTCGCGCTGATGCTGATCGTCAACACCGTGCGGGTGTCCGCGTTCAGCCGGCGGCGCGAGACCGGGATCATGCGCCTGGTCGGCGCCTCGGGTTTCTACATCCAGGCGCCGTTCATCATGGAGGCCGCGGTCGCCGGGCTGATCGGCGGGGCGGTCGCGTGCGGGTTCCTGGTGGTCGCGCGGTACTTCATCATCGATCACGGACTCGCCCTGTCGGAGAAGCTGAACCTGATCAACTTCATCGGCTGGGACGCGGTGTTGAAGTATCTGCCGCTCATCCTGGTGACGAGTTTCCTGATGCCCGCGTTGGCAGCGTTCTTCGCGCTGCGCAAGTACCTGAAGGTGTGACGCTCGCCAAGAGGGGCCGTACGGTCAACGGACCGTACGGCCCCTTGCGTTGTCCTAGACTCACCGGCATGTCAGGTCGTGACCTGTTCTGTCAGCCCCGCCGCTTCGGCCGCGGGGCCGCTCTGACATTGGTGTTCGCGAGCGTGCTCGTCGCCGGTGCGGCCACCGGATCGCTGCCCGGACCCGAGCGGAAGTCGGCGCCCGGCCCGGCCCGTTCGACCACCGCCGCCCGCCATGAGCAGGTCGCGGAGGCGGCCGCCGAGGCGATGGCCGACGGCAAGTCCCCCATGGAGGCCGCCGAGCGCGCCGTCAGCCGCAGCGGGGACCGCTGGGGCGCCGTCTACTCCGAGGGCGAGTACGAGGAGTTCGAGGAGGCCCTGGACGGCCGGTACACGGGCGTCGGGCTGTGGGCGCGACGCGAGCGGGACGGCCGTATCGAGGTGACCAGGGTCCGTGCGGGGTCGCCCGCGGCCGGGGCCGGAATCCGGGCCGGGGACCGGCTGCGCAGTGTCGACGGTGAGCGGGTGGACGGCCGGCCGGTCACCGAGGTCGTCTCCTTACTGCGCGGTGACGCCACCGACGCGGCCGCCGGTACGGCGGTCAGGCTCGGCCTGGAACGCGGCACGCGCGCGTGGAGCGTCACCGTGCGCCGCGCGGAGCTGTCCACGGACTCCGTCACCGCCCGCGAGGTGACCGGCGGGGTCACCGTGGTCCGCGTCGACTCCTTCACCAAGGGCTCCGGCGCCGCGGTACGCACCGCCGTACGGCAGGCCCCGGCCGCCAACGGGATCGTCCTCGACCTGCGCGGCAACTCCGGCGGACTGGTCACCGAGGCCGTCACCGCCGCCTCCGCCTTCCTCGACGGCGGCCTGGTCGCCACCTACGACGTCGACGGCGACCAGCGCGCCCTGCATGCCGAGCCCGGCGGCGACACCGCCAGACCCCTGGTCGCGCTCGTCGACGGCGGCACGATGAGCGCGGCCGAACTGGTCACCGGGGCCCTTCAGGACCGCGGCCGGGCGGTCGTGGTGGGTTCCCGCACTTTCGGCAAGGGCTCGGTCCAGATGCCGAGCCGGCTGCCCGACGGCTCCGTCGCCGAGCTGACGGTCGGGCACTACCGCACCCCGTCGGGACGCGGCGTCGACGGCCGGGGCATCACGCCGGACCTGGACGCCGACGCCGAGGCGATGGAGCGGGCCGAGACGGTGCTCAGCGGACTGGGCCCGCAGTAACCCGTCCCGTCGGCGACCGTTGACCCGCTCGGCGACCGCTCGCGAAATCGGCTTCCCGCCGACCCCCTCCGTAGTGCGAAAATGGACGGCACTATGAGCAAGGGAATGTACGTACCCAAGGAGAACCAGCCCAAGAAGGGCGGGGCTGCCGCCCAGGGCAAGGACGGCGAGAAGGGCGGCAAGCGCAAGATCGTCGCGCAGAACAAGAAGGCGCGCCACGACTACGCGATCATCGACACCTTCGAGGCCGGCCTCGTCCTCATGGGGACCGAGGTCAAGTCGCTGCGCGAGGGCCGGACGTCGCTGACCGACGGCTTCGTCCAGATCGACCGGGGTGAGGCGTGGCTGCACAACGCCCACATCCCCGAGTATCACCAGGGCAGCTGGACCAACCACTCCGCGCGCCGCAAGCGCAAGCTCCTGCTGCACCGCGAGGAGATCGACAAGCTGGAGGCCAAGTCCCAGGAGACGGGTCACACGATCGTGCCGCTCGCCCTGTACTTCAAGGACGGCCGGGCGAAGGCCGAGATCGCCCTCGCGCGAGGCAAGAAGGAGTACGACAAGCGGCAGACCCTGCGGGAGAAGCAGGACCGGCGGGAGTCGGACCGGGCCATCGCGGCGGCGAAGCGCAGGCAGCGGGCGGGTTGACGCCGGGAATACGGTGGCATGCGCGTGCGTTGGTCACGTACGATGGCAATGCACCTCCCAGAGGGTGCGAGCCCCCTCGTCAGAGGGTTTGAAAAATCAACATGGGGATGATCGGTTTCGACAGCGGTTGTCGAAGCAGGGGAAGCGTGTCGAGGAAGCGGCCATGATCTCGTTAACCACAGGCCGAAACAAATAATCGCCAACACCAAGCGCGATTCCTTCGCCCTCGCTGCCTAAGTAGCGACTTGCGAAGTGTCAGCCCGGGGCTGTTCCCGACCCGGATCCTGGCATCAGCTAGGGAACTAAACCTTGATCCCGGTCACGGGGTGAAGAGGGAAATCAAACAGTGACTGAGCCCGTTCCGGACTTGTCCAGGTGATCCGGAGGGCTGAGAAACTCGTACTGGACTGCACACGGAGAAGCCCTGATTCCGCACCGTTGGACGCGGGTTCGATTCCCGCCATCTCCACTTGTCCCTCCGGGGACGACCCCATGTGGGCAGAGGCCCCGTCGCAGCAGCGGCGGGGCCTTTGTCATGTCCCCGGGGCGGGTGTGATGGAGTAGGCCGCATGCGTGCTGGCTTTCGTGGGGTTCCGGCTGTGCTGGCCG from Streptomyces davaonensis JCM 4913 encodes the following:
- the prfB gene encoding peptide chain release factor 2, with protein sequence MAVVDVSEELKSLSSTMESIEAVLDLDKLRADIAVLEEQAAAPSLWDDPDEAQKITSKLSHLQAEVRKTEALRGRIDDLAVLFEMAEEEDDPDTRAEAESELASVKKALDEMEVRTLLSGEYDSREALVNIRAEAGGVDAADFAEQLQRMYLRWAERHGYKTELIETSYAEEAGIKSTTFSVQVPYAYGTLSVEQGTHRLVRISPFDNQGRRQTSFAGVEVLPVVEQTDHIDIDESELRVDVYRSSGPGGQGVNTTDSAVRLTHIPTGIVVSCQNERSQIQNKATAMNVLQAKLLERRRQEEQAKMDALKGDGGNSWGNQMRSYVLHPYQMVKDLRTEFEVGNPQSVLDGEIDGFLEAGIRWRKQQEK
- the ftsX gene encoding permease-like cell division protein FtsX — translated: MRAQFVLSEIGVGLRRNLTMTFAVIVSVALSLALFGGSLLMSDQVSTMKGYWYDKVNVSIFLCNKSDAESDPNCAKGAVTKEQKEEIEADLDKLSVVESVTREDQNEAYKHYKEQFGDSPLASSLTPDQMQESYRIKLTDPEKYQVIATAFDGRDGVQSVQDQKGILDNLFELLNGMNWAARAVMALMLVVALMLIVNTVRVSAFSRRRETGIMRLVGASGFYIQAPFIMEAAVAGLIGGAVACGFLVVARYFIIDHGLALSEKLNLINFIGWDAVLKYLPLILVTSFLMPALAAFFALRKYLKV
- a CDS encoding serine/threonine-protein kinase, which codes for MRPVGSKYLLEEPLGRGATGTVWRARQRETAGAEAAVPGQPGETVAIKVLKEELASDADIVMRFLRERSVLLRLTHPNIVRVRDLVVEGELLALVMDLVDGPDLHRYLRENGPFTPVAASLLTAQIADALAASHADGVVHRDLKPANVLLRQNGGEMHPMLTDFGIARLADSPGLTRTHEFVGTPAYVAPESAEGRPQTSAVDIYGAGILLYELVTGRPPFSGGSALEVLHQHLSAEPRRPSTVPDPLWTVIEHCLSKNPDRRPSAENLARGLRVVAEGIGVHSNSAQIAAAEGVAALLLPDPAPATVPGSADPTQMLPHGAGAFDPNAATSVMPHTGGPNGAADPTAVLPNRGAADPTAVMPPVPPGQPGGAPEEPHPWQNQLRAARDRNEQTQVQYLDPNQDPLRRRPQRQVARPQQPPQRQAQPQPGYGYPQQGQPQQYAPQQQPRPQQPQPQPQRYAPPPQPQAPQREPRQPRQRSANPMKIPGLGCLKGCLFTIIILFVAGWLVWELSPLQEWIGTGKGYWEQLSDLFTTVTGWIGDLGSTTSGQ
- a CDS encoding serine/threonine-protein kinase, whose product is MARKIGSRYTAHQILGRGSAGTVWLGEGPEGPVAIKLLREDLASDQELVGRFVQERTALLGLEHPHVVSVRDLVVDGNDLALVMDLVRGTDLRTRLDRDKRLAPEAAVAIVADVADGLAAAHAAGVVHRDVKPENVLLDMQGPLGPGGAHPALLTDFGVAKLIDSPKRTRATKIIGTPDYLAPEIVEGLPPRASVDIYALATVLYELLAGFTPFGGGHPGAVLRRHVTETVAPLPGIPDELWQLIVQCLAKGPASRLRASELGARLRELLPLVAGMPPLDVDEPDTEPVEEEAAPSEPAPAGPVRRGAVPLVPGARPADSNRDTHTSMRVPGPDELAGGARGTARVPRTSGAPRPGSARHRAATRRRRIALGTAAVLLAAAAGVGTWLATSDDDADATPQDTKNSAPATP
- a CDS encoding FHA domain-containing protein codes for the protein MQIRLTVVDPLGPLPAAARTASRDVLVTAPAGTALAAVASALASAVSADSGASRAGESERGGGPVVVFVGAERLDSARCTLGEPPLIDGAVLSLGAPAEPEAHPEVDDAPTQLHVVAGPDAGGVHLLHGGQIHVGRSADADVPLDDPDVSRLHCTVTVATDGRVSIADLGSTNGTTVDGARIGTRPVRFAPGALLRIGESALRLAPTGGPGARVPTVPDGEGHIRLSATPTRVEPPQGPRGETRHTYGSATWGASSATPGAQEHGPVEPPVVPEQGGAPRIENGATPGARGAEVPGPRGGDTHGAGFATGDVGTAGSGARESDARARGGRSAQGDRGGVSTHGELRATDPHARGDAGSHGDHRADAHTDTRGGTPERDDRHPEAHARGSAPGDEGAHRGGRKGTPLRGTDAPQGVRKRGGIGAWARRLTGGRGEQGSPDRESYDGQGAEALAHPASETAHRFPETWPDPAALLLTALGPGPRLWERGPEHPEALTVRLGTADRAAPDGSGLLPAVPVTADLREAGSLGLAGPRERLAGLARAVIAQLAALHSPDALEIVLLSADRARPLEERTAEWSWLGWLPHLRPAHGQDCRLLLAHDREQATARTQELLRRLDDHPEPLPATASHTRRPSWAQDDPAESSSRPQDAPFPGPHTVLIVDGDPGGADVREAVARLATDGPRAGVHVMCLSETPPASPASPVTDTYRAACAAAPVFRSCGAVALLSGDVATALRLMRVARGTGAEAGHADPAPVAPGTVATVDAVSLPWAERFARALAPLRPDAAAGGRHPRVSAPLPQTARLLDELGLARATPASLMARWADAADDAEALGGRACAVLGAGPRGPVAVDLAADGPHLLIEGPAGSGRTELLRALVASLAAAERPDRLTMVLMDGRDTTGAGGSGTGGDGLRVCTDVPHVTTHLTANDPVRMREFAQSLSAELKRRAELLGRSHFSEWHASRLVSGRMVTQRTATTTGTNRSGAADLDAPPSSTLRLRPAASRRQTEAAPPLPRLVVVVDDLDALVSPALGSPGRPAAGSVIRALEAVAREGERLGVHLVAATGADGRTAESEPARLAGLRVVLDAPAAGPDEPAPGRGLLTWADGRATAFQGGRVTGRIPRTSTLRPTVVPLEWHRMGDPPARRPVRELGNGPTDLALLASALERAAKEVSATAVPSLL
- a CDS encoding S41 family peptidase yields the protein MSGRDLFCQPRRFGRGAALTLVFASVLVAGAATGSLPGPERKSAPGPARSTTAARHEQVAEAAAEAMADGKSPMEAAERAVSRSGDRWGAVYSEGEYEEFEEALDGRYTGVGLWARRERDGRIEVTRVRAGSPAAGAGIRAGDRLRSVDGERVDGRPVTEVVSLLRGDATDAAAGTAVRLGLERGTRAWSVTVRRAELSTDSVTAREVTGGVTVVRVDSFTKGSGAAVRTAVRQAPAANGIVLDLRGNSGGLVTEAVTAASAFLDGGLVATYDVDGDQRALHAEPGGDTARPLVALVDGGTMSAAELVTGALQDRGRAVVVGSRTFGKGSVQMPSRLPDGSVAELTVGHYRTPSGRGVDGRGITPDLDADAEAMERAETVLSGLGPQ
- the ftsE gene encoding cell division ATP-binding protein FtsE, with product MIRFDNVSKVYPKQTRPALRDVSLEVEKGEFVFLVGSSGSGKSTFLRLILREERCSHGQVHVLGKDLARVSNWKVPQIRRQLGTVFQDFRLLPNKTVAENVAFAQEVIGKSRGEIRKSVPQVLDLVGLGGKDDRMPGELSGGEQQRVAIARAFVNRPKLLICDEPTGNLDPQTSVGIMKLLDRINRTGTTVVMATHDQNIVDQMRKRVIELEKGRLVRDQARGVYGYQH